The nucleotide sequence GTCTTCGAAGTTCACAAGGATGTCGCATTTAACGTAATCAAGACGCTCGAAAGAATGAAGATCAAGGGGAAGAGTCCGGCACCAGAACCCATCCCACGTGAAGCCTGAGTATTTCCTCACCTTCTAATGGCGACGAGTACCTCTCCCACCTGAATCGTCTCGACCTCGACGCCTTGCAACATGAGTTTCTTCTCGATTTCAAACATGTCCTTCTCGAGAGTCACTGGCGTCCCATCTGCCAACGTGATTTCGAGACGACCGCTTTCAATTCCTTTGGCGATCTCTTCTGTGCTTAACTGGCTGACGATCGAAGAAACCTCTTTCGCCCTCTCCTTAAATCGTGGCCCGATCTTTGATTTTATTGGCCTGAGACCAACAATGATCTCTTCGACCTTCGCTTCCCTCTCAACTTTGAATTCTGCCGCTCTCACAGTCTCCATAATATCTCTCTCGCAACCCTCGAGACTCTTCGTTTTTTCACCAATAATTTCGACAAGGCGTAGAGTTTCGTTAAGCGGAATCCCCTTCTCTGCTTTCCAAGACCTGATGGCACTGATGATCTCTTTCGCGAATTCACCTTTTTCCTCGCTCGCCTCATCAATGAGGACCGGCTCGGGCCACATCGAGACGTGGATGCTTATGTCCCCTTCAAATTGACGGAAAGTCGTCTGGTACACCTCTTCAGTTACGTGTGGTAAGAACGGTGCGAACATTTTCATGATGCCGAGGCAGACCGTGTAGAGTGTGTATTTCGCGCCCTCATCATCCTCCTTCCAGGCCCTGTACTTGACCATCTCAATGTAATGATCGGCGAATTCATGCCATGCAAACTGCTCGATCTCCCGCATCGCTTTGTCAAAAGAGTAATTCTCGCAATACTCCGTCGCTAACTTGACCACACGGCTGTACTTCGAAAGAATCCATTTGTCGACCGCACTTAACTCACATGGCTTCGGTTTTTCCTTGATCACACTACCAACGAATTTGCCGATGTTCCAGAGCTTCGTGCACAGCCTGCCACCGTGGACGACGTCCTTCTCCCTAAACGCGTTGTCCTCGCCAAGAGAGCATGTACACGCGTAATACCGCAGTGCATCCGCACCATTCTTTTCGAGGATCGGCATTGGATCGATAACATTGCCCTTCGATGCGTGCATCGGCGTGCCATCCGCAGCCATGATGAACCCGTGGATCATTATGTCATTCCACGGCCTCTCTCCGACGAGCAGGTATTCCCTGAGGATCGTGTAAAACGCCCATGTCCTGATAATGTCATGTGATTGCGGGCGGAGGGACATTGGGTACAGTTTCTTGAATCTTTCTTCGTCCCTCAGCCAGAATGTATTGTAGAGGGGTGAAATGCTCGAGTCCATCCACGTGTCGAAGACATCTTCGCATCCCTTGAGCGGCCCACCGCATTTCGGACAGCTTTCAACTGGCGGTGGATCAACAGTCGGATCAACGTAGCAGTCCTCCTCGCGGGCCGGGACGATTTCACCGCAGTTCATGCATTCCCAAACTGGGATTGGTGTTGCAAAATAGCGTTGCCTGGAAATGACCCAGTCCCATTCAAGGGACATGACCCAGTCCCTCAGCCTGATCTTCATGAACTCGGGGAACCACCGGATCTCATCCGCTTTTGCAAGAACTTCGTCTTTAAAGTCGAGCGTTTTCAGGAACCATTGAGGAATTTGCAAGAATTCAATTGGTTCATGGCAACGCCAGCAGGTACCGACGTTCTGTTCGATCTCAATCTGTTTAACGAGCAATCCAGCGTTCTTGAGATCTTCGAGGATGCGCTTCCTTGCCTCTTTTACTTTGAGACCAGCATATGGCCCCGCGATCTCCGTCATTTTACCCTGCTCATCAATTCCCTTTTCTAGCGGGAGGTTATATTTCATCACCCATTCGAGGTCATCCTTGTCGCCGATCGTGCAGATCATGACGACGCCAGAACCGAAGCCAGGATCGACCTTATTGTCCGCAATCACAGTTACCTCTTTTTCGTAGAGAGGCGTTAACAGGGTCTTTCCAATGAGCGTCTTATGTTTCTCATCATCGGGGTGAACTGCGACGATCTGGCAGGTGCAAATGAGTTCAGGTCTCGTCGTCGCGATAACCGCATAATCGTCCGTGCCCTTGATTCTGAACTTGATGAAATTGAGATTGGTCACATTCTGTTCATACTCGACTTCTGCGTCTGCAAGGGCCGTGATGCAACGGGGACACCAGTTGACTGGAAATGTCCCCTTGTAAACGAGTCCTTTTTTCAGCATCCGTAAAAACGAGATCTGGGTGATCCTCCTATAGTACGGTGCGTCCGTCTGATAATAAATACTGGGATCCATGCATGTGCCTAGGATCTCGAATTGTCGCGTCATCTCATCGATGAAGCTCTCGGCATACTCCTTGCAGAGCCTGATATACTCTTGCCTCGGGACTGATAGCTTCGTGATCCCGTATTCTCTCTCCACCTTGACTTCAGTTGGCGTGCCGTTGACATCGAAGCAGAGGGGGAAGAAAACGTTGTAACCCCTCATCCTTCTGTACCGTGCTGCAAAGTCAATGAGGGAATAGCCAGTTGCATGACCGAGATGAAGGGCTCCGGATGTATACCGAGGCGGGTTGTCGATGCTATACACTGGTTTGGAAGATGAGAAATCAAATCGATAGATCCCCCATTCCTTCCATTTCTGCTGCCACTTTCTTTCCGTCGGTACAGGGTCGTATTGGCTCATAGGAAAGGGAAATAAGGTAGGTGTGCTAAAAAAGATTGCTCACGCGTCGTCATGAAGAGATTCGTGCCTTCTTCCTCTGGTCGATCATCTCGTCTTTTGTGCTCTTGACCATCTCTGAGAGCGTATGCATCAACGATATTGTTGCTTTCATGAGGTTCCATTCGGTCGCCTTCGCCACGAATACTTTCTCCTCGGTGATCAGACGACCGTTGAGACTGTATTTCGCCACATTACCAGTTTCGCTGTACTTTGAAACGTGTAGGGTGAAGAGGAGTGGCTTCGATATCTTCGCGATCTTTTTCAGTTCTCTCTCGATCTCCTCATCCATCACATCAAGGGACAAGCGATCTTCCTCTTCTAAGCCAGTGATCTGCACATAGACCATGTCCCTCGCCTTGAACGATGCGACCAATTCAACGATATCGTATGTTGTGACGATTCCCTTCAATTTATCATCCTCGACGATTGGAAGCGTTGAGATCTTGTTGTCGATCATGATCCTGATCGCCTCTTGCAAGTGCGTTTGTGGCGTCACAGTCAATGGATGATCAACAGCTAGGGAACCGACTTCGATCTCAATGGGTTCGCTACTCCCTACGAGTTCACCTACAGTCTCCCTTTTCCTCTCCTGCCAGTTGTAATTGATGATCTCCTTTATCCCGATGATACCGGTCAATTTCCCGCTCTCATCGACTACTGGCAGTGCCCTGATCTCAAGCTTTGACATCAGATCAACCGCAACCCTGATCGGGTCTTTTTCCCGGACTGACCGCACGTCTGTCGTCATGATCTCCGACACAGGCATCGATGCGAGTTCCTTGACCTTCGGGACGACCCTCACAATATCCTCTCTTGAGACTATGCCAGAAATCTTCTTTCCCCTAATGACTGGCATCTGTCGGTAACTCGTTGAAACGATCTTCTCAGCAAGGTCGGTGAGAACGGTACTCGACGTAATTTTCGGAGGGATTTCAACGAGTGATTTCGCTTTGGTCGTAGTCGGCAGATTCTTTCGCTTAATGAGCGAGGCGTAACTCACAATCCCGACGAATTTACCATTATCCTCAACAACTGGTATCTCATGAAGGTCGAGTGCTCTCATCTTTGAGACGATATTGGAAATCGTTGTCTCAGGGTCAACGACTTCAAACTCAGTCTTCATGATGTCTCCTGCTTTCGTCAGATCGAGCACTGACCTAATCTGCTCTCTCACTTTCACTGATTCAAGATTTTCTCCCCTCAAAAATTCTCACCTCTTGTACATATCCATCTAAACATATTAGTATTGTTTCCATCCGCCGATAGCATTATTTCTAATATGTGCCGAGAGTTTCATCAATTGAATCTCAATTGCTTACCGAGTGATCACTGTTCCAATGCACTGAACGGCGTCCCGCAAAGCAGCGAGTTTATCGTTTGGACAATCTTTTCCTCATGGATCCTGACCTGTTTCGTCGTGTCCCTGTCCCTGATCGTCACCGTACCGTCTTTCAATGTCTGGTAGTCAACCGTTATGCACCAAGGAGTGCCGATCTCGTCCATTCTAGCGTATCTCCTACCAATCGAACCAGAATCATCGTAATACGAGGTGATGCCACTCATCCGTATCCGTTCATCGATCTCCGCAGCCTTTACATCGAGGCCGTCCTTTGCCATGAGCGGGAATACCCCGACCTTGATCGGTGCGATAGCGGGTTTGAGCCTCAGCACAACATATCCGTCACTCTTCTGCGTGTATGCATGTTCCAGGCACGCATAGAATATCCTGTCCAGTCCATGGGAAGGCTCGATCACGTGTGGCACGATTTTTTTGCCAGTAACTTTTTCCTTTACCCTGATAACCTCAAAGAACTCGCTCCCTATCGTTATCGTCTCGCCGTCCACATCAATCGCGATCTTCCCATCCTTAATCTTGGAGGGATCGGTCTCTTCCAGCGCCTTCCCGATTTTCGCGGATTTCCCCTTGAACTTGGGACCTAAGAGCTCGTACTTCGGTTTGATGACCTCTTTTTCAATCTCAACCGGCTCGTCATATTTCTTGAAAGCGGTGAGATCAGCATTCGAGAACTCGATGTGTCTGGAGAGGTCCCAGCATCCACGGTCAGCGATGCCAACGACCTCTGTCCACCCATATGACAACAGGACTTCTGCGTCCCAGCAATCCGACGCATAATGAGCCATTTCCGTCTGCAAGTGTTGTCTGAACCGCAGGCGTTCTGGGTCGATACCAACTGTCTTCAAGAATTCTTGAGTGAAGTACATGAAATAAGCAAGGGTCGCATTTCCGATCATATGCTTTTCAACCGCTTCCCCAACAGAAATTTCGATCTCCTCGCCGTTGTTCGGTACGAGCTTCATCTTTTCGTTCTTAATCTTATCGAATCTAGGCCACGTTTTGTTCTCTGGGTCGACAAAGAGCTCAGCTTCCATCATGTTGAACTCTCGCAGCCTGATGACACCCTGGCGTGGTGAAATCTCGTTTCTGTAGCCCCGTCCAATCTGAATCGCACCAAACGGCAGCTTTTCCCTCGCGTACCTGTAAAGCTGCAGATAATTGACAAAGATGTTCTGGGCAGTTTCTGGTCTTAAGTATCCTAACCTGCCCGCACCAGGGCCTATCGTGGTCTTGAACATGAGGTTGAAGTCCTCGACATCTGTGAGCTCGCCACCGCATTCAGGACACTTGACCTCATTCTCCGTCAGTAACTTCGAAAGCTCTTCATTTGAAAGGGAGTCTGGGTTGCTGTGCAAACCCTTTGCCAAGTGATCCGCCCGGAATGATTCCTTACACTGTTTGCAGGAGACGATTGAATCCGAGAACGCGTCTACGTGCCCGGATGCCTTGAACACGATCTCAGGGCCAATCGTCGGACCGTCGATCTCGATGAACCCCTCTCCCAATGTGTATGCCTTCCGCCAGATATCTATGATGTTATTCTTCATCGCGATACCGAGTGGACCGTAGTCGTACATCCCGGCAACGCCACCATAGATTTCGAATGCAGGCCAGATAAATCCTCTGCGTTTACACAGTGCAAGAATATCGCTTGCGTCCATCATTGATCACCCAATAGTACCGATATGACATCGAAATCGTAAATCATCGCGAGTAAATTATCCTTCGAGTCCCTTACAGGCAGTTGACCAAAATCGTTTTTTCTCATAATACGTGCTGCCTCGGCGACACTTGTCTTCTTGAAGACAGTTACGGGCTCCCGTACCATGATCTCCCTCACAGGCAGCCCAGGTAGCTCTATCTTCGA is from Methanomassiliicoccales archaeon and encodes:
- a CDS encoding valine--tRNA ligase yields the protein MSQYDPVPTERKWQQKWKEWGIYRFDFSSSKPVYSIDNPPRYTSGALHLGHATGYSLIDFAARYRRMRGYNVFFPLCFDVNGTPTEVKVEREYGITKLSVPRQEYIRLCKEYAESFIDEMTRQFEILGTCMDPSIYYQTDAPYYRRITQISFLRMLKKGLVYKGTFPVNWCPRCITALADAEVEYEQNVTNLNFIKFRIKGTDDYAVIATTRPELICTCQIVAVHPDDEKHKTLIGKTLLTPLYEKEVTVIADNKVDPGFGSGVVMICTIGDKDDLEWVMKYNLPLEKGIDEQGKMTEIAGPYAGLKVKEARKRILEDLKNAGLLVKQIEIEQNVGTCWRCHEPIEFLQIPQWFLKTLDFKDEVLAKADEIRWFPEFMKIRLRDWVMSLEWDWVISRQRYFATPIPVWECMNCGEIVPAREEDCYVDPTVDPPPVESCPKCGGPLKGCEDVFDTWMDSSISPLYNTFWLRDEERFKKLYPMSLRPQSHDIIRTWAFYTILREYLLVGERPWNDIMIHGFIMAADGTPMHASKGNVIDPMPILEKNGADALRYYACTCSLGEDNAFREKDVVHGGRLCTKLWNIGKFVGSVIKEKPKPCELSAVDKWILSKYSRVVKLATEYCENYSFDKAMREIEQFAWHEFADHYIEMVKYRAWKEDDEGAKYTLYTVCLGIMKMFAPFLPHVTEEVYQTTFRQFEGDISIHVSMWPEPVLIDEASEEKGEFAKEIISAIRSWKAEKGIPLNETLRLVEIIGEKTKSLEGCERDIMETVRAAEFKVEREAKVEEIIVGLRPIKSKIGPRFKERAKEVSSIVSQLSTEEIAKGIESGRLEITLADGTPVTLEKDMFEIEKKLMLQGVEVETIQVGEVLVAIRR
- a CDS encoding CBS domain-containing protein, whose amino-acid sequence is MRGENLESVKVREQIRSVLDLTKAGDIMKTEFEVVDPETTISNIVSKMRALDLHEIPVVEDNGKFVGIVSYASLIKRKNLPTTTKAKSLVEIPPKITSSTVLTDLAEKIVSTSYRQMPVIRGKKISGIVSREDIVRVVPKVKELASMPVSEIMTTDVRSVREKDPIRVAVDLMSKLEIRALPVVDESGKLTGIIGIKEIINYNWQERKRETVGELVGSSEPIEIEVGSLAVDHPLTVTPQTHLQEAIRIMIDNKISTLPIVEDDKLKGIVTTYDIVELVASFKARDMVYVQITGLEEEDRLSLDVMDEEIERELKKIAKISKPLLFTLHVSKYSETGNVAKYSLNGRLITEEKVFVAKATEWNLMKATISLMHTLSEMVKSTKDEMIDQRKKARISS
- the glyS gene encoding glycine--tRNA ligase; translation: MDASDILALCKRRGFIWPAFEIYGGVAGMYDYGPLGIAMKNNIIDIWRKAYTLGEGFIEIDGPTIGPEIVFKASGHVDAFSDSIVSCKQCKESFRADHLAKGLHSNPDSLSNEELSKLLTENEVKCPECGGELTDVEDFNLMFKTTIGPGAGRLGYLRPETAQNIFVNYLQLYRYAREKLPFGAIQIGRGYRNEISPRQGVIRLREFNMMEAELFVDPENKTWPRFDKIKNEKMKLVPNNGEEIEISVGEAVEKHMIGNATLAYFMYFTQEFLKTVGIDPERLRFRQHLQTEMAHYASDCWDAEVLLSYGWTEVVGIADRGCWDLSRHIEFSNADLTAFKKYDEPVEIEKEVIKPKYELLGPKFKGKSAKIGKALEETDPSKIKDGKIAIDVDGETITIGSEFFEVIRVKEKVTGKKIVPHVIEPSHGLDRIFYACLEHAYTQKSDGYVVLRLKPAIAPIKVGVFPLMAKDGLDVKAAEIDERIRMSGITSYYDDSGSIGRRYARMDEIGTPWCITVDYQTLKDGTVTIRDRDTTKQVRIHEEKIVQTINSLLCGTPFSALEQ